The DNA sequence CTTTctcagtagatcttcttcagagACAAAGTTTCCACCATGAGGAGAACCACTGTGCAAATGATCACTTCTGCGAGATTGCCCTGGGTCTGTCCTTAGCCAGTGCCACCTGAGGGGACCTAAAACTGCTGCTATGTGCTACGCCTGACCCCAGGTTGGGTGTGGTGGAGTCCACCAGGTGGAGGGCTTCCCACCCACTGCAGGGCTCAGCGTTTCTGGGAGCCTTGCTGAGGAAGCCCACCCTCGAGAAGGAGACTGTGGGGGTGCCCTGAGCCCAGTAACTCTTAGGATGGCCAATGTCCCATGCCATATCCACCCCACTGCAGGATCAGAGAAGGGCAGGGGATGGCTAGGGGAAGAGGGGAACGAGCCTTGGCCCCAGGGAGCCCACAGGGATCTTCACTTCCTCTTGGACTAtagaaatctcaaatggctaaatatgagttgaagtgtgtgtgtgtgtgtgtgtgtgtgtgtgtgtgtgtgtgtgtatgcatgtagacagagataggtaggtaggtagataggtaggtagagagATAGAGGCATTGTTGGAGAGGATCTGTGACTGTAAGCTTTTCTGGTTTGTGGGGAGTTGGGGGCAGTCGGCTTCAATTctcaagaaacaccctctgtgGCAAAGTCCTCTAGGTCATCGGTGGAGATGATGCTGAGGCTTGGCGCTTCTGCAGCCTCTTCCTCTGGACTATGGGGAGGCCCGCGGGGTCTCTGGGCAGAGGCATGCTGGGTGGACTCACCCAGACGTTCAGGGGGAGGCTGCAGTCTAGCGCCTTGGGAGCTCTGGGGCCTGTGGCTGGAACCCCCTTGCCTGAGAAAGGTGGGAGCTGCCAGCTGAGAGGAGCAGCGCAGAGGCATCACGGAGGTTACAGGCACTGGCCGGAAGCCAGGGTACAGTAGGTAGGGAGCAGCCAGGGCATCCTGCAGAGGTGGTTCGGAGCAGGCATCCTCCGAGGATGGGACAGAGACCTTGACATACTTGCCAGTCTCGGGGTCATAGAAAGTCTTGATTTTCACTTGGAGAGGCACATCGAAGACAAAGTATTGTCCGGACTGAGGATCCTGGAGCACCTTCTGGGTGGCGGGATAAGGGGGCAGGGGCGTGAGGGGCTGGGGCCCCCAAGGCCTCCTCCCCGAGGACTCCCAGCCGCAGGACACCGAGTGGCGGTGCATGGGCGGGGGCAGGGAGCGGACCGCAGGGAACCTGGGCCGCGGCCCCTTTCCGGGAGACACCGGCCTCCTCTCGGTCCCTTGCATATCCTCTGCGAAAGACTGGCCCTCCCAGGCCTCGGTGTGCTTCTCCGGCGCCTGATcgctcttccttctcttgctggCCAGCTTCTTGGCCCGCCGCAGGGCCTTCTCGGTCTTGGGCGGGACTGCAGGGGGCTTGCCCGCCGCCGCCCTCTCCAGCAGCGCAGGGGGCTCGGGTTTCTCAGCAGCCTCTGCCAGCAAGGCGCCTCTCGGAGAGAGGGTCCTGAGGTCTGCCAACCGTTCGAGATGGGGATCAGAGCCTTCAGCCTCCCATGTGAGGCCATGTGTCATGTCCTCCCTCCGGGTGAGCCTGGCTCGACCCGGGCTGGCCCAGGGGCTGGGGCTTGGAGGCTCTTGGCGCAGCCACTGTTCCCCAGGAGCCTGGGGAGCTTCCTCCCAAACACTGCTGGCCGAGGGAGAGCAGGTGCTGCTCTCACCTAGAGAGCTGGGGTTGGGGGAAGTCGCTGCCTCACTGGGGACCAGTCTTCTTCCTGAAGGTCCTGCTCTGGGTGCAGACAGAAAGTGGCTTTGGAAACCTTGTTCTTCCCAACTGGTGTGGAGTGGTTGGGAGGAGGGCGGGTCTTCTGGGTCATCTGGGGGTAAAGCAATGGTGGGGATGTGCTGTGGGGCAGCGGGTTTCCCTGAGTCTGCAGAGGGTTTCCCTGAGTCTGCAGACCTGCTCTTACCACGCGCTGGCGCTTCGCCTGTTATATCTGGGCGTGGCTTCATCTTGCCCTCCTCTTCCACCAGTGGTAGAAAAGAGAAACTTCCCTTCCGGGCTTGCTGAGAAGtttcagcctgggctgcagtgtgTACCGGGTCCTCCTCCACGccctcacacaccacacacgtctGCTGTGCGCCCAGCATGTTGCTGGATAGAGGAGTGTTACGCATTTCCTGACTTTCTGAGGCACAGAGGCCACCAGCATCCTCACCCCACTGTTGCCTTGGTAATTCACTCTCTTTGTGTCCACTACTAAGTGAGTCCTCTGAGGACATTGTCCTCAGGAGAGGCAGAATGATAGGTTTTATCACCGGGGTGGCCCTGAGTGTGTTGTCTTTAATTGGGAACAGTCTGTGCTTGTtggcagaggctggcaagggaGTCCAGTCCTTGGCATGCGGAAGAGCTGTATCCTTATCGGCCCTCACCCAAGAGCCTCTGAAATTGACTTCCTCCACCGATGTCTTCCTGGGTGTCCCTCCCGACCAACCTTGTGCTTTTCTTTGCATTTCTTCCTGTCTGTGTTCTTCCACACCTATATGTCCGTTACTTAAGGCACATGGCTGTGGCTCATCTTTCTCCATCCTGGTCTCCTTCTCATCCTTTTGATCGTCACTTGCACTCACATGATTCTTCCTGTCTTCCCAGGGACCTTCTGTAAACCACATCTTCTGCTGGTCATCAAAAGAAGCAAAGGACTGATCTGAAGAGCTGGTGCTGAATTTAGCCTTGGTTTGGAGGCATGGCGTAAAATCGGATTGGCTGTCGCTGTAAAACACATCCTCCTCCTCAGGGGAAAGGGGCCCTGGGGAGGACTTCTGGTTCAAGGGTGGGTTCTGGAGCCCCGTTTCTTGCTCAGGCTCCATCTCTTGGGAGATGGATCTTGAGAGCCCGTTGTCCAGCTGGTGGGGCTTCATTTTCTCTGTAGCCTGTCCTGTTTCCGACTCCCTGTTGCTGAGTTTCAGGGAGAGCTGTTTCCGGGGAAGGTGTTCCCTGGAGTCTGGATGCCAGCCGTGCTGGGAAGGACCCTGCTCTGATGCTCCATTGGCATCTTCCTTCTCATTACTGTGCCTTTCTGCGGCTTCCCCATTGACACAGACGTGGGTTTTGGAGCTGGTGGAAGGTGAACCAAGGGTCGAGTGGCTGTCGGCAAGGGACTCAGTGCAGTTAATTGCAGGATCCTTCTGGGTAATGCTGTGCAAAATGCTAGCTGGCCTCTCCTTCAAAAGCTCTGCAGGAGGGTTTTCTTCAAGCCCATTGGGAAGGGTGACCCCGTTGCTCACAAGTTCTTGCTTGCTATCAAGCTTACCTCTGGTTTTCTCATCAGAGCTTTTTAAGAGAGGCAAGGGACTGTAAGTACTCTTGACACGCTTCCTGACGTCCTTGAGGTTGAACAGTAAGCTGGGTGCTTTGGACTTGTAGCTATCCCGAGACTGAGCCTCGTTGGGCTCCTTCTCCTGGTATCCATTTAGCTGTCCTGGAGAGGATGGGCTGATTTCCACTGGTTGGGTGTCTGAAGATTCCAGGACATTCTTGGTGGGTATAATTGGGGTGAGGAGTTTACTGATGTTAAAGGGGGGGATGTAATGATCATTGGGATCCTCTGGCATGTCCAGAACACCATTTTCTGGAAGCTGATCCTGAGGGTTGAGCTTTGAATACAGAGGTAGGCCTCTCTTATTAGGCTGTTTCTTGTCTTCCAAAGCATCACGTGGACCATCTGTTCCTCCTTTGCCAGCCTTTGGCTTCCTCCATGGGGCCTGGCTCTGCTTCATCTGAGGGTCAATCTGTGAAGCATTTCCCTCTATAGGGAATACCTGGGATCCTGGATCCCTGTCCCCCCAGGCTCCAGATATGGACTGAGGCCCTGATGCTGACCTGGTCTCTTCCTGGGTGCAGTTAGTCTGGGCTTGGCAGGGGGAGACTTTGGACTCAGAGGGGTGGGGCTTCTTTAACAAGGGCATGCCCTCATGATGTTTGGGAGCTTTGCTTTCTGGGATTGTTTCAGCAATGTCCTTTCTTTCTGGGAGCTTTGGTTGGTGGCTATTCCATGACTCAAATGCACTATTTTCACTGTGCAGAAAAGTCCCCCTGGGAACCCACTCCTTGCCTCTTCCCGGCTCAGCTTTGGCTGGCTTGAGTGGTGGAGTGGGAAACCTTGACTCAAATGAGTCAGCCACATGGTCAGGTGTCCGGAGGAGTCTCTCTGAGCTGTGGCATGCTACTACTTCTGGGTTCTTGGGAGACTCTTGTTCTCCAGGAATTCTGCCAGGCTGGTGGCTGCTCTGATGGGTGTTAGAGACTTCAGCAGGCACCCTCCTCACGGTCAAAAAGGCAGAATCGAAGCAGAAGTTGACACCACCTTCTGGGGGAAGTGCAAACTTGGGGGGATTTTTGAGAGCTGGAGGCTTGCTGGGAGGAGGCCTGCTGTCACAGCGTTGATTCTCTGTCCTGTCAAAAGATCTGATTAGCGATGAGACCTTGGAGATGGGCTTGCTGCTGCTCCTCAGGCCAGAAATGGGTACCTCCAGTCTCCTCTGGACTGGAGTTGGCGGGGGACTGTTTTTGGGGTACTTTTCCTCTCCCTGAACATATTTGGGTTGCTGTTGGAAGGTGGCTGCCCAACCAGAATGCTCTGTATCTTGAGCTGGAAACTGGCTCCAAATCCCACTTTTCCTGTTGGTGTGGCTCACT is a window from the Peromyscus eremicus chromosome 9, PerEre_H2_v1, whole genome shotgun sequence genome containing:
- the C9H10orf71 gene encoding cardiac-enriched FHL2-interacting protein, with the protein product MQANRKGTDGFSDTSSIGSVLDDADREVSNLTDRAFRSLCISEDTSFHDSDLALSPDISSQGFGTFHQETVSHTNRKSGIWSQFPAQDTEHSGWAATFQQQPKYVQGEEKYPKNSPPPTPVQRRLEVPISGLRSSSKPISKVSSLIRSFDRTENQRCDSRPPPSKPPALKNPPKFALPPEGGVNFCFDSAFLTVRRVPAEVSNTHQSSHQPGRIPGEQESPKNPEVVACHSSERLLRTPDHVADSFESRFPTPPLKPAKAEPGRGKEWVPRGTFLHSENSAFESWNSHQPKLPERKDIAETIPESKAPKHHEGMPLLKKPHPSESKVSPCQAQTNCTQEETRSASGPQSISGAWGDRDPGSQVFPIEGNASQIDPQMKQSQAPWRKPKAGKGGTDGPRDALEDKKQPNKRGLPLYSKLNPQDQLPENGVLDMPEDPNDHYIPPFNISKLLTPIIPTKNVLESSDTQPVEISPSSPGQLNGYQEKEPNEAQSRDSYKSKAPSLLFNLKDVRKRVKSTYSPLPLLKSSDEKTRGKLDSKQELVSNGVTLPNGLEENPPAELLKERPASILHSITQKDPAINCTESLADSHSTLGSPSTSSKTHVCVNGEAAERHSNEKEDANGASEQGPSQHGWHPDSREHLPRKQLSLKLSNRESETGQATEKMKPHQLDNGLSRSISQEMEPEQETGLQNPPLNQKSSPGPLSPEEEDVFYSDSQSDFTPCLQTKAKFSTSSSDQSFASFDDQQKMWFTEGPWEDRKNHVSASDDQKDEKETRMEKDEPQPCALSNGHIGVEEHRQEEMQRKAQGWSGGTPRKTSVEEVNFRGSWVRADKDTALPHAKDWTPLPASANKHRLFPIKDNTLRATPVIKPIILPLLRTMSSEDSLSSGHKESELPRQQWGEDAGGLCASESQEMRNTPLSSNMLGAQQTCVVCEGVEEDPVHTAAQAETSQQARKGSFSFLPLVEEEGKMKPRPDITGEAPARGKSRSADSGKPSADSGKPAAPQHIPTIALPPDDPEDPPSSQPLHTSWEEQGFQSHFLSAPRAGPSGRRLVPSEAATSPNPSSLGESSTCSPSASSVWEEAPQAPGEQWLRQEPPSPSPWASPGRARLTRREDMTHGLTWEAEGSDPHLERLADLRTLSPRGALLAEAAEKPEPPALLERAAAGKPPAVPPKTEKALRRAKKLASKRRKSDQAPEKHTEAWEGQSFAEDMQGTERRPVSPGKGPRPRFPAVRSLPPPMHRHSVSCGWESSGRRPWGPQPLTPLPPYPATQKVLQDPQSGQYFVFDVPLQVKIKTFYDPETGKYVKVSVPSSEDACSEPPLQDALAAPYLLYPGFRPVPVTSVMPLRCSSQLAAPTFLRQGGSSHRPQSSQGARLQPPPERLGESTQHASAQRPRGPPHSPEEEAAEAPSLSIISTDDLEDFATEGVS